GGGGATCTTTCCGGGGTTTATTAGCCTGTGGAGCTGGTTTTTCTGGATAAAGGTGCTTTCTCCTTCGTGGAGGTAGAAGGTTTCTCCGTCCCTTTCGACCTGGGCGGTGCCTTTTACCACTATCCAGTGTTCCGTCCTGTGGTGGTGATACTGGAGGCTCAGGGCCTTTCCTGGATGTACGGTTATCCTCTTTACCTTTATGCCGTCCCCTTCGTGGAGGATTCTATAGTCTCCCCATCTCCTGGCGCTTTCGGGAGCCTGGGTTATCTCCGGTCTGGACCGCTCTTTCAGGGTGGAGACTACGTCTTTTACCGATTGAGATGTCCCTCTAGGGGCTATGAATAGGGCATCGGCGGTGTCCACCACCAACAGGTCGCTGACTCCAGACAGGGCTATGAGCCGTCTGTCCCCTTGGACCAGGCACCCTTCCGACCTATCGGCCAGTACGTCCCCCTTGAGGACGTTGCGGTTGCCGTCTTTTTCCCCCTGCTGGTAGATGGCATCCCAGCTCCCCAGGTCGGACCAGCAGGCGTCCAGCGGGACCACCGCCACGGAGGGGGCTTTTTCCATTATTCCGTAGTCTATTGAGACCGAGGGGAGGTCTTTGAATCCCTCGACCATGGCCCTCTCTCCGCACTCCATGAGCCTCGCTATCTCCGGGAGGTGTTCTTTGAAGGAGTCTATCATGTCCCCGGCCCGAAAGAGGAATATCCCGCCGTTCCACAGGTATTGGCCGCTTTGGATGTATTCTGTTGCTTTTTTTAGGTCCGGCTTTTCGACGAACTGGGATACGTCGTTCCAACCTCCTCGGTCTTCGCCTTTTTTTATGTAGCCAAAGCCGGTCTCCGGAGCATCTGGGACTATGCCGAAGGTGACCAGTTTTCCCTCTTCCAGGGCCAGTAGCCCCAGCTTGAGGCTCTCGTGGAAGGCTTTTTCGTTTTGGATTATGTGGTCGCTGGGACACACCAGGACGGGAGTTTCCCTGGTTGC
The uncultured Dethiosulfovibrio sp. genome window above contains:
- a CDS encoding mannose-1-phosphate guanylyltransferase/mannose-6-phosphate isomerase — encoded protein: MTQIKALILAGGGGTRLWPLSREEVPKQFLKLAGDYSLLQTTIKRLLPLCGQEGIKIVAGERWDSQIAYQASDVGLKGDILVLEPEGKNTAPAIALGLAHLMEKGATRETPVLVCPSDHIIQNEKAFHESLKLGLLALEEGKLVTFGIVPDAPETGFGYIKKGEDRGGWNDVSQFVEKPDLKKATEYIQSGQYLWNGGIFLFRAGDMIDSFKEHLPEIARLMECGERAMVEGFKDLPSVSIDYGIMEKAPSVAVVPLDACWSDLGSWDAIYQQGEKDGNRNVLKGDVLADRSEGCLVQGDRRLIALSGVSDLLVVDTADALFIAPRGTSQSVKDVVSTLKERSRPEITQAPESARRWGDYRILHEGDGIKVKRITVHPGKALSLQYHHHRTEHWIVVKGTAQVERDGETFYLHEGESTFIQKNQLHRLINPGKIPLEIIEVQNGPYLGEDDIVRINGEPNGRDQEA